A genomic region of Mustela erminea isolate mMusErm1 chromosome 12, mMusErm1.Pri, whole genome shotgun sequence contains the following coding sequences:
- the ARRDC1 gene encoding arrestin domain-containing protein 1 isoform X2 — MGRVQLFEVFLSHGRVVYSPGEPLAGAVRVRLGAPLPFRAIRVTCTGSCRVSNKANDAAWVVEEGYFNSALSLADKGSLPAGEHSFPFQFLLPATAPTSFEGPFGKIVHQVRATIDTPRFSKDHQCSRVFYILSPLNLNSIPDIEQPNVASTTKKFSYKLVKTGSVVLTASTDLRGYVVGQVLRLQADIENQSGKDTGPVVASLLQKVSYKAKRWIYDVRTIAEVEGAGVKAWRRAQWQEQILVPALPQSALPGCSLIHVDYYLQVSLKAPEATVTLPVFIGNIAVNHAPMSPRAGPGLPPGAPVPVVPSAPPQEEGEAAASSPPFADAVSLSTKSHSQQQPLPAAFGSVPGAPEPRPQDGSPAPHPLPPPLCISTGATVPYFAEGSGGPVPTTSTLILPPEYSSWGYPYEAPPSYEQSCGGADPCLTPGN, encoded by the exons ATGGGGCGGGTGCAGCTCTTCGAGGTCTTCCTGAGCCACGGCCGCGTCGTCTACAGCCCCGGAGAGCCGCTGGCGGGGGCCGTGCGCGTGCGCCTGGGGGCGCCGCTGCCCTTTCGAG CCATCCGAGTGACTTGCACGGGTTCCTGCAGGGTGTCCAACAAGGCCAATGATGCAGCATGGGTGGTGGAGGAGGGCTACTTCAACAGTGCTCTGTCGCTGGCTGACAAGG ggagcctgccagcTGGAGAGCACAGCTTCCCCTTCCAGTTTCTGCTTCCTG ccACAGCTCCCACGTCCTTCGAGGGCCCCTTTGGGAAGATCGTGCACCAGGTGCGGGCCACCATCGACACGCCACGTTTTTCCAAGGATCACCAGTGCAGCCGTGTGTTCTATATTTTGAGCCCCCTGAACCTGAACAGCATCCCCGACATTGAG CAACCCAACGTGGCGTCCACTACCAAGAAGTTCTCCTACAAGCTGGTGAAGACGGGCAGTGTGGTCCTCACCGCCAGCACGGACCTCCGTGGCTACGTGGTAGGGCAGGTGCTGCGGCTGCAGGCGGACATCGAGAACCAGTCAGGCAAGGACACGGGCCCCGTGGTAGCCAGTCTGCTGCAG AAAGTGTCCTACAAGGCCAAGCGCTGGATCTACGATGTGCGGACCATTGCAGAGGTAGAGGGTGCGGGAGTCAAGGCCTGGAGGCGGGCCCAGTGGCAAGAGCAGATCCTGGTGCCCGCGCTGCCCCAGTCAGCCTTGCCAGGCTGCAGCCTCATCCACGTGGACTACTACCTGCag GTCTCCCTGAAGGCACCTGAAGCCACTGTGACCCTCCCTGTTTTCATCGGCAATATTGCTGTGAACCACGCCCCGATGAGCCCCCGAGCGGGCCCAGGGCTGCCTCCGGGGGCCCCAGTCCCCGTGGTGCCCTCGGCACCACCCCAGGAGGAGGGCGAGGCGGCGGCCAGCAGTCCCCCCTTCGCAGATGCAGTCTCCCTCTCCACCAAGAGCCACTCACAACAGCAGCCATTACCTGCCGCCTTTGGCTCCGTGCCTGGTGCCCCCGAACCCCGCCCTCAGGATggcagccctgctccccacccatTGCCCCCTCCCTTGTGCATCTCCACAGGTGCCACTGTCCCCTACTTTGCAGAGGGTTCTGGAGGGCCAGTGCCCACTACCAGTACCTTGATCCTGCCCCCAGAGTACAGCTCCTGGGGCTATCCCTATG AGGCCCCACCATCGTATGAGCAGAGCTGTGGCGGTGCAGATCCCTGCCTGACGCCCGGGAACTGA
- the ARRDC1 gene encoding arrestin domain-containing protein 1 isoform X1 encodes MGENAIRVTCTGSCRVSNKANDAAWVVEEGYFNSALSLADKGSLPAGEHSFPFQFLLPATAPTSFEGPFGKIVHQVRATIDTPRFSKDHQCSRVFYILSPLNLNSIPDIEQPNVASTTKKFSYKLVKTGSVVLTASTDLRGYVVGQVLRLQADIENQSGKDTGPVVASLLQKVSYKAKRWIYDVRTIAEVEGAGVKAWRRAQWQEQILVPALPQSALPGCSLIHVDYYLQVSLKAPEATVTLPVFIGNIAVNHAPMSPRAGPGLPPGAPVPVVPSAPPQEEGEAAASSPPFADAVSLSTKSHSQQQPLPAAFGSVPGAPEPRPQDGSPAPHPLPPPLCISTGATVPYFAEGSGGPVPTTSTLILPPEYSSWGYPYEAPPSYEQSCGGADPCLTPGN; translated from the exons ATGGGTGAAAATG CCATCCGAGTGACTTGCACGGGTTCCTGCAGGGTGTCCAACAAGGCCAATGATGCAGCATGGGTGGTGGAGGAGGGCTACTTCAACAGTGCTCTGTCGCTGGCTGACAAGG ggagcctgccagcTGGAGAGCACAGCTTCCCCTTCCAGTTTCTGCTTCCTG ccACAGCTCCCACGTCCTTCGAGGGCCCCTTTGGGAAGATCGTGCACCAGGTGCGGGCCACCATCGACACGCCACGTTTTTCCAAGGATCACCAGTGCAGCCGTGTGTTCTATATTTTGAGCCCCCTGAACCTGAACAGCATCCCCGACATTGAG CAACCCAACGTGGCGTCCACTACCAAGAAGTTCTCCTACAAGCTGGTGAAGACGGGCAGTGTGGTCCTCACCGCCAGCACGGACCTCCGTGGCTACGTGGTAGGGCAGGTGCTGCGGCTGCAGGCGGACATCGAGAACCAGTCAGGCAAGGACACGGGCCCCGTGGTAGCCAGTCTGCTGCAG AAAGTGTCCTACAAGGCCAAGCGCTGGATCTACGATGTGCGGACCATTGCAGAGGTAGAGGGTGCGGGAGTCAAGGCCTGGAGGCGGGCCCAGTGGCAAGAGCAGATCCTGGTGCCCGCGCTGCCCCAGTCAGCCTTGCCAGGCTGCAGCCTCATCCACGTGGACTACTACCTGCag GTCTCCCTGAAGGCACCTGAAGCCACTGTGACCCTCCCTGTTTTCATCGGCAATATTGCTGTGAACCACGCCCCGATGAGCCCCCGAGCGGGCCCAGGGCTGCCTCCGGGGGCCCCAGTCCCCGTGGTGCCCTCGGCACCACCCCAGGAGGAGGGCGAGGCGGCGGCCAGCAGTCCCCCCTTCGCAGATGCAGTCTCCCTCTCCACCAAGAGCCACTCACAACAGCAGCCATTACCTGCCGCCTTTGGCTCCGTGCCTGGTGCCCCCGAACCCCGCCCTCAGGATggcagccctgctccccacccatTGCCCCCTCCCTTGTGCATCTCCACAGGTGCCACTGTCCCCTACTTTGCAGAGGGTTCTGGAGGGCCAGTGCCCACTACCAGTACCTTGATCCTGCCCCCAGAGTACAGCTCCTGGGGCTATCCCTATG AGGCCCCACCATCGTATGAGCAGAGCTGTGGCGGTGCAGATCCCTGCCTGACGCCCGGGAACTGA